The following proteins come from a genomic window of Ilumatobacter coccineus YM16-304:
- a CDS encoding class I adenylate-forming enzyme family protein produces MQSVPDMLTNAAKRFATRRSVTDGTHAHTFEQTHERATRLATALLDEGLRPGDRLALLAYNEIEYTEIQVACQRAGFVLVPMNYRLAEAELAYLVDDSRPAALITGSEFAQVGANLDVPRKYHLTDEGTGTPYEELLAAGRPPGSTPAAAIDASAPCTILYTSGTTGRPKGAVLTNLALWARQCSFVAEVAAPPGSVFLQCLPLFHIASNLGYSFTSTGSTNLFMRQFDANQFFELLENERPTHILLVPTMINMLLNHPGIERADFSSVEMVLYGASSISPDVLAQAIDVMECDFLQFFGMTESSGCSILRPADHDPVGHPERLASCGTDAVGFETMVVDDTDTEVARGEVGEVITRGPALMSGYWNNEEASADALRNGWMHTGDLGHRDADGYIFITDRKKDMVVSGGENVYPREVEDVLYAHDAVFEAAVIGLPDERWGERVHAVVVLHDGAEADGDALSAFARERLASYKVPRTFSFVDELPKNATGKILKTELRAQH; encoded by the coding sequence ATGCAATCGGTACCAGACATGCTCACGAACGCGGCGAAACGGTTCGCGACCCGCCGGTCGGTGACCGACGGAACGCACGCTCACACGTTCGAGCAGACCCACGAGCGGGCCACTCGCCTCGCGACCGCGCTGCTCGACGAGGGCCTCCGACCCGGCGATCGGTTGGCGCTCCTCGCGTACAACGAGATCGAGTACACCGAGATCCAGGTGGCCTGTCAGCGCGCCGGCTTCGTCCTCGTGCCGATGAACTATCGACTGGCCGAGGCCGAGTTGGCCTACCTCGTCGACGACAGCCGGCCGGCAGCGTTGATCACCGGCAGCGAGTTCGCGCAGGTCGGGGCGAACCTCGACGTGCCGCGCAAGTACCACCTCACCGACGAGGGAACCGGCACGCCGTACGAGGAACTGCTCGCTGCGGGCCGCCCACCCGGCAGCACGCCCGCCGCGGCGATCGACGCATCGGCGCCGTGCACCATCCTCTACACGAGCGGCACCACGGGCCGGCCGAAGGGTGCGGTGTTGACCAACCTCGCGCTCTGGGCGCGGCAGTGCTCGTTCGTCGCCGAGGTCGCCGCACCTCCCGGCTCGGTGTTCCTGCAGTGCCTGCCGCTGTTCCACATCGCCTCGAACCTCGGATACAGCTTCACGTCGACCGGCTCGACCAACCTGTTCATGCGCCAGTTCGACGCGAACCAGTTCTTCGAATTGCTCGAGAACGAACGACCGACGCACATCCTGCTCGTGCCAACGATGATCAACATGTTGCTCAATCATCCGGGCATCGAGCGCGCCGACTTCTCGTCGGTCGAGATGGTGCTCTACGGCGCGTCGTCGATCTCACCCGACGTGCTCGCGCAGGCCATCGACGTGATGGAGTGCGACTTCCTGCAGTTCTTCGGCATGACCGAGAGCTCCGGCTGCAGCATCCTGCGGCCCGCCGACCACGACCCGGTGGGACACCCCGAGCGGCTCGCGTCGTGCGGTACCGACGCCGTGGGCTTCGAGACGATGGTGGTCGACGACACCGACACCGAAGTCGCTCGCGGCGAGGTCGGCGAGGTCATCACCCGCGGCCCGGCGCTCATGTCGGGCTACTGGAACAACGAGGAGGCGTCGGCCGACGCCCTCCGCAACGGCTGGATGCACACCGGCGACCTCGGCCACCGCGACGCCGACGGCTACATCTTCATCACCGACCGCAAGAAGGACATGGTGGTCAGCGGTGGGGAGAACGTCTATCCGCGCGAGGTCGAAGACGTGCTGTACGCGCACGACGCGGTCTTCGAAGCGGCGGTCATCGGCCTTCCCGACGAACGCTGGGGTGAGCGGGTCCACGCGGTGGTCGTCCTGCACGACGGAGCCGAGGCCGACGGCGACGCCTTGTCGGCGTTCGCCCGCGAGCGACTCGCGTCGTACAAGGTCCCGAGGACCTTCTCGTTCGTCGACGAGCTGCCGAAGAACGCCACCGGCAAGATCTTGAAGACCGAGCTGCGTGCACAGCACTGA
- a CDS encoding TetR/AcrR family transcriptional regulator, with amino-acid sequence MAEADDQPDVGRGHTAATAHGERSRRALLSAAEERYRSHGYEATRLADITSDAELTTGSLYRHFTGKDDILAVLFDEHRARLDHALDTAASIASACSAWIELGRAHRGLLRSAQETLRPRQPQTQRWSLARDGWEQRMAKLLPARLVGPSRTVAAAIIVDGLEYYTLAETSGWFEVRDADHVGGQIEQLVRDGMYDDPIGDASPSRAVLAGVQLDRTYFSWSVSDNQVLPASGRGQKTWDRIREAATEVFATLGFRAATVADIAEAAGVSSATIYRYFEDKEDLLLNLLTATEHELVERRMYQLDAAGRHPVQEVYEGFMQLHRDRAGVFLAWSELNTPGSTYERAWIDLHDILMTQMVKVWRRGQRNGLITKNLDVQLMTEFYGSIHERSAYARVALGRELGVTDRDVGGMLAQLYNGGLS; translated from the coding sequence ATGGCTGAGGCCGACGACCAGCCCGATGTCGGCCGCGGCCACACGGCAGCCACGGCACACGGCGAGCGATCGCGACGCGCGCTCCTGAGCGCCGCCGAGGAGCGCTACCGATCGCACGGATACGAGGCGACACGTCTCGCCGACATCACGTCCGACGCCGAGCTCACGACGGGTTCGCTCTACCGACACTTCACCGGCAAAGACGACATCCTCGCCGTCCTGTTCGACGAGCACCGCGCCCGACTCGACCACGCACTCGACACCGCGGCGTCGATCGCGTCGGCCTGCTCCGCGTGGATCGAGCTCGGCCGGGCTCATCGCGGACTCCTGCGCTCGGCGCAGGAGACACTGCGGCCGCGCCAACCGCAGACCCAGCGGTGGTCGCTCGCCCGTGACGGGTGGGAACAACGAATGGCCAAGCTGCTTCCGGCACGCCTCGTCGGGCCGAGCCGAACGGTGGCGGCGGCGATCATCGTCGACGGGCTCGAGTACTACACCCTCGCCGAGACGTCGGGCTGGTTCGAAGTGCGCGACGCCGACCACGTCGGCGGTCAGATCGAGCAGTTGGTACGCGACGGCATGTACGACGACCCGATCGGCGACGCGTCGCCGAGTCGGGCGGTGCTCGCGGGTGTGCAACTCGATCGCACGTACTTCTCGTGGTCGGTCTCCGACAACCAGGTCCTGCCGGCATCCGGCCGCGGCCAGAAGACCTGGGACCGGATTCGCGAGGCGGCCACCGAGGTCTTCGCCACACTCGGCTTCCGCGCCGCGACCGTGGCCGACATCGCCGAAGCCGCAGGGGTCTCGTCGGCCACCATCTATCGCTACTTCGAAGACAAGGAAGACCTGCTCCTCAATCTGCTCACGGCGACCGAGCACGAACTCGTCGAACGACGCATGTACCAACTCGATGCCGCGGGGCGCCACCCGGTGCAAGAGGTGTACGAGGGATTCATGCAGCTGCATCGAGACCGCGCCGGAGTCTTCCTCGCCTGGAGCGAACTGAACACTCCCGGCAGCACCTACGAGCGCGCCTGGATCGACCTGCACGACATCTTGATGACGCAGATGGTCAAGGTCTGGCGCCGCGGCCAACGCAACGGCCTGATCACCAAGAACCTCGACGTGCAGCTGATGACCGAGTTCTACGGCTCGATCCACGAGCGCTCCGCGTACGCACGCGTCGCGCTCGGTCGCGAACTCGGGGTGACCGACCGCGATGTCGGCGGCATGCTCGCTCAGCTCTACAACGGCGGACTGAGCTGA
- a CDS encoding ABC transporter substrate-binding protein, which produces MITVRNLRHAARATACVVTLALVAACGSDDDSGASTTPDEPATTEAEATETTDEPAPDTAPVDSAAESEPETETEEPAAEAPSGEADGDPIRIGIQNLEGDPAGSFPEFNTAIEAAAEYINAELGGLGGRPIELVVCNSVVSPDDSQRCANELAADEIEVAVSTINFFGNHLSIYEGSDIPVVVLRPVTVADFTAEGVFSIGAGGGCLGSHTGLVQFITDEIEDLEEIEVNKVAVPWADTPPGVFCFNDLEAKPLDVIAGVTEGSSERFGEKPDLEFIDVPIVPATPDLTPRATEIFSYEPDVIMFSAQGADCWNLVDALGRVGWTPEKIPMALSGSCTDFDAMEAAGDLAEGIYFTGTTNSLLVSPDGLEEGRHRDEVTTYQTKGLEYGMPDSDLFKGFAAQGFAGMMNIWEIANTIDGEVTGQAISDAFAATNGSASAFGGSPLNCAGAPAPYLSVCSSIISISRWDGENLVPVVPEIDGIGLVAGTELRPN; this is translated from the coding sequence ATGATCACTGTCCGAAATCTTCGTCACGCCGCACGCGCCACTGCGTGTGTCGTGACGCTCGCACTCGTTGCTGCCTGCGGTAGCGACGACGACTCCGGCGCCTCGACGACACCGGACGAACCCGCGACCACCGAGGCCGAAGCAACCGAGACGACCGACGAGCCAGCACCCGACACGGCACCCGTCGACAGCGCCGCCGAGAGCGAGCCCGAGACCGAGACCGAGGAACCGGCGGCCGAGGCGCCGTCCGGCGAGGCCGACGGCGATCCGATCCGTATCGGCATCCAGAACCTCGAAGGCGATCCGGCCGGATCGTTCCCCGAGTTCAACACCGCCATCGAAGCGGCGGCCGAGTACATCAACGCCGAACTCGGTGGCCTCGGCGGTCGCCCGATCGAACTCGTCGTGTGCAACTCGGTCGTGTCGCCCGACGACTCGCAGCGATGCGCCAACGAGCTCGCCGCCGACGAGATCGAAGTCGCCGTGTCGACGATCAACTTCTTCGGCAACCACCTCTCGATCTACGAGGGTTCCGACATCCCGGTCGTCGTGCTGCGCCCCGTCACCGTCGCCGACTTCACCGCCGAGGGAGTCTTCTCCATCGGCGCCGGCGGTGGTTGCCTCGGTTCCCACACCGGTCTCGTGCAGTTCATCACCGATGAGATCGAAGACCTCGAAGAGATCGAGGTCAACAAGGTCGCCGTGCCGTGGGCCGACACACCTCCTGGCGTGTTCTGCTTCAACGACCTCGAGGCCAAGCCCCTCGACGTCATCGCCGGTGTGACCGAAGGAAGCTCCGAGCGGTTCGGCGAGAAGCCCGACCTCGAGTTCATCGACGTCCCGATCGTTCCGGCGACACCCGACCTGACGCCTCGCGCGACGGAGATCTTCTCCTACGAGCCCGACGTGATCATGTTCTCCGCACAGGGTGCCGACTGCTGGAACCTCGTCGACGCACTCGGCCGTGTCGGCTGGACTCCCGAGAAGATCCCGATGGCACTCTCCGGCTCGTGCACCGACTTCGACGCGATGGAAGCTGCCGGCGATCTCGCCGAGGGCATCTACTTCACCGGCACCACCAACAGCCTCCTCGTCTCACCCGACGGTCTGGAGGAGGGTCGTCACCGCGACGAAGTGACGACGTACCAGACCAAGGGGCTCGAGTACGGCATGCCCGACAGCGATCTCTTCAAGGGATTCGCTGCACAGGGCTTCGCCGGCATGATGAACATCTGGGAGATCGCCAACACGATCGACGGTGAAGTGACCGGTCAGGCGATCAGCGATGCGTTCGCCGCGACCAACGGAAGCGCGTCGGCCTTCGGCGGCTCGCCGCTCAACTGCGCCGGCGCACCCGCCCCGTACCTGTCGGTGTGCAGCTCCATCATCAGCATCTCGCGCTGGGACGGCGAGAACCTCGTGCCGGTCGTGCCCGAGATCGACGGCATCGGCCTCGTCGCCGGCACCGAACTCCGACCCAACTGA
- a CDS encoding class I adenylate-forming enzyme family protein, translated as MLIGDIVRRNAQYFGDADALVVPGTTTRSWREVDDRSTRFANALLGLGLEKTDRLAVFSSNRAEYIEIFFATAKSGIIGAATNIRLAPSELASYLQYVEPTAIVVSADQVETARRFIDELPSLRFVIGVGDGHGFALDYDELVETSSSAAPDVTLDDTDIYQLGATSGTTGVPKGTILTHRNAIAAMLNWMAEMPIRDGDTNLQCIPMFFNPGGPAQLHPVMMKGGRSIIHAGFDPSEFIAAVAEYGVTHTTAVPTMIGMVLDHPEVADHDFSTLRAVVTGGSPVPPELIDRAERLFGSAVFRPFFGMAETYSCGLVLRPEHLETDADTAARRVASAGKPHPLIQARVIGDDDAEVPTDGTTSGELQLRGDTVSPGYFRMDDETAASRVDGWFKTGDIAVTHADGFITIVDRKKDVIITGGINVFSSEIENVVYTHPDVAQCAVIGVPHPQWGEAIHAVVVLRPGSDATEAAVIDHCAERLASYKKPRSLEFVDELPIGGTGKVLKRELRERYAARTSS; from the coding sequence ATGCTGATCGGTGACATCGTTCGACGAAATGCCCAGTACTTCGGTGACGCCGACGCGCTCGTCGTTCCCGGCACCACCACCCGCTCGTGGCGCGAGGTCGACGACCGGTCGACCCGGTTCGCGAACGCACTCCTCGGCCTCGGGCTCGAGAAGACCGATCGCTTGGCGGTCTTCTCGTCGAACCGAGCCGAGTACATCGAGATCTTCTTCGCCACGGCGAAGTCCGGGATCATCGGCGCGGCGACCAACATCCGGCTCGCCCCGAGCGAACTCGCGTCGTACCTGCAGTACGTCGAACCGACCGCCATCGTCGTCAGCGCCGACCAGGTCGAGACGGCGCGCCGCTTCATCGACGAACTCCCGTCGCTGCGTTTCGTGATCGGCGTCGGCGACGGTCACGGCTTCGCCCTCGACTACGACGAACTCGTCGAGACGTCGAGCAGCGCCGCACCGGACGTCACCCTCGACGACACCGACATCTACCAACTCGGAGCGACCAGCGGCACGACCGGCGTTCCGAAGGGCACGATCCTCACGCACCGCAACGCGATCGCCGCGATGCTGAACTGGATGGCCGAGATGCCCATCCGCGACGGCGACACGAACCTGCAGTGCATCCCGATGTTCTTCAATCCGGGTGGCCCGGCGCAGCTCCACCCTGTGATGATGAAGGGCGGGCGCTCGATCATCCATGCCGGCTTCGACCCCAGCGAGTTCATCGCCGCCGTCGCCGAGTACGGAGTCACGCACACCACGGCCGTACCGACGATGATCGGCATGGTGCTCGATCATCCCGAGGTCGCCGACCACGACTTCAGCACGCTGCGGGCCGTCGTCACCGGCGGCTCACCGGTGCCACCCGAGCTCATCGATCGAGCCGAGCGGCTGTTCGGCAGTGCCGTCTTCCGCCCATTCTTCGGCATGGCCGAGACGTACTCGTGCGGTCTGGTGCTGCGCCCCGAACACCTCGAGACCGATGCCGACACCGCGGCGCGACGCGTCGCGTCGGCCGGCAAACCGCACCCGCTGATCCAAGCGCGCGTGATCGGCGACGACGACGCCGAGGTTCCGACCGACGGCACCACGTCGGGCGAACTCCAACTGCGAGGCGACACCGTGTCACCCGGCTACTTTCGCATGGACGACGAGACCGCGGCGTCGCGCGTCGACGGCTGGTTCAAGACGGGCGACATCGCCGTCACCCACGCCGACGGCTTCATCACCATCGTCGACCGCAAGAAGGACGTGATCATCACGGGAGGGATCAACGTGTTCTCGAGCGAGATCGAGAACGTGGTGTACACGCACCCCGATGTCGCGCAGTGCGCGGTCATCGGGGTGCCGCACCCTCAGTGGGGAGAGGCCATCCACGCGGTGGTGGTCCTTCGACCGGGGTCTGACGCGACCGAGGCCGCGGTGATCGACCACTGCGCCGAGCGTCTGGCGTCGTACAAGAAGCCACGTTCGCTCGAGTTCGTCGACGAACTCCCGATCGGTGGCACCGGCAAGGTGCTGAAGCGTGAGTTGCGCGAGCGCTACGCCGCCCGCACGTCGAGCTGA
- a CDS encoding isochorismatase family protein, producing the protein MTTSQHDARTALIVVDMQNDFGHPDGSLFVEGGDTIVGAINDKIEEVAGDGGLVVLTQDWHPASTPHFIDDGGVWPTHCVAGTWGAELVDGLDPNHRASAVIRKGTNGEDGYSAFSMREPGGDVDIPTGLAGLLRERGVERVVVVGLATDVCVSATAQSAATEDFETFVVWDATRPVYTDADTHTRTIDELNDAGVIVIGSTS; encoded by the coding sequence GTGACCACTTCGCAGCACGATGCCCGCACGGCGCTGATCGTCGTCGACATGCAGAACGACTTCGGGCACCCCGACGGATCGCTCTTCGTCGAAGGTGGCGACACCATCGTCGGTGCCATCAACGACAAGATCGAGGAGGTCGCCGGCGACGGCGGACTCGTCGTGCTCACGCAGGACTGGCACCCGGCCTCGACCCCGCACTTCATCGACGACGGTGGCGTGTGGCCGACGCATTGCGTCGCCGGTACCTGGGGAGCCGAGCTCGTCGACGGGCTCGACCCGAACCATCGCGCGAGCGCCGTCATCCGCAAGGGCACCAACGGCGAAGACGGCTACTCGGCGTTCTCGATGCGCGAACCGGGCGGCGACGTCGACATCCCGACCGGCCTCGCCGGCTTGCTGCGAGAGCGCGGTGTGGAACGCGTCGTCGTGGTCGGCCTCGCCACCGATGTCTGCGTGTCGGCCACCGCGCAGAGCGCTGCCACCGAAGACTTCGAGACGTTCGTCGTGTGGGATGCGACCCGACCGGTCTACACCGACGCCGACACTCACACCCGTACCATCGACGAGCTCAACGATGCCGGTGTGATCGTGATCGGCTCCACGTCGTGA
- a CDS encoding nicotinate phosphoribosyltransferase has product MTSLASAITGRWVQTRGPLFTDMYELAMAQVYVTQGISERAAQFDHFFRSTPDYGTHQAGYCVSAGLEPFMGWLGGLRIDDSHIEALAAMTSPTGTPVFGTEFLDWLAAPDRFEGIEVRAIAEGRVVHPHIPIVTVTGPLAVCQLLETSLLNHFNYPTLIATKAARVVRSARGGRVLEFGMRRGPATGVNEGIRGALIGGCVSTSNVEAAIALGRQPIGTHAHSLVQAYMAIGDGELGAFRAMAQAAPDECILLVDTVDTLASGVPNAITVFDELRADGHEPVGVRLDSGDLAYLAVQTAKLLDAAGYPGVSIVLSSDLDELNIWQILTQIADEAEREGMDPNPIRQRLVYGVGTRLITSHGSGALNGVYKLVGIEDEHGEWTPAIKISEDPGKIPLPGRKAVWRLYDHRDVAIVDLIGLSDEEPLPLDENVVHHPNHSGVNQIIRRADIARVEPLLVTPESGASIDELAARCATDLDHLDPGVRRLVNPHRYHVSITDELHKLRADLVTRAK; this is encoded by the coding sequence GTGACCTCCCTCGCGTCGGCCATCACCGGTCGCTGGGTCCAAACGCGCGGTCCGCTGTTCACCGACATGTACGAGCTGGCGATGGCGCAGGTGTACGTCACCCAGGGCATCTCCGAACGCGCCGCGCAGTTCGACCACTTCTTCCGATCGACGCCCGACTACGGCACGCACCAGGCCGGTTACTGCGTGAGCGCCGGGCTCGAGCCGTTCATGGGATGGCTCGGCGGGCTCCGCATCGACGACTCGCACATCGAGGCGCTCGCCGCGATGACCTCCCCCACCGGCACCCCGGTGTTCGGTACCGAGTTCCTCGACTGGTTGGCGGCACCCGACCGTTTCGAGGGCATCGAGGTCCGCGCGATCGCCGAAGGGCGCGTCGTGCACCCGCACATCCCGATCGTCACGGTGACCGGGCCGCTCGCGGTGTGTCAGCTGCTCGAAACGTCGCTGCTCAACCACTTCAACTACCCGACGCTCATCGCCACGAAGGCGGCGCGGGTCGTGCGCAGCGCACGCGGCGGCCGAGTGTTGGAGTTCGGGATGCGGCGCGGCCCGGCGACCGGAGTGAACGAAGGCATCCGTGGAGCGCTGATCGGTGGCTGCGTCTCGACGTCGAACGTCGAGGCGGCGATCGCACTCGGTCGCCAGCCCATCGGCACCCACGCGCACTCGCTCGTCCAGGCCTACATGGCGATCGGTGATGGCGAACTCGGCGCGTTCCGGGCCATGGCCCAGGCCGCCCCCGACGAGTGCATCCTGCTCGTCGACACCGTCGACACGCTCGCATCGGGCGTGCCCAATGCGATCACCGTGTTCGACGAACTGCGTGCCGACGGCCACGAGCCGGTCGGCGTGCGACTCGATTCGGGCGACCTCGCCTACCTGGCGGTGCAGACGGCGAAGCTGCTCGACGCAGCGGGCTATCCCGGCGTGTCGATCGTGCTGTCGAGCGATCTCGACGAGCTCAACATCTGGCAGATCCTCACTCAGATCGCCGACGAGGCCGAGCGGGAGGGGATGGATCCCAACCCGATCCGTCAGCGCCTCGTCTACGGCGTCGGGACTCGGCTCATCACGTCACACGGGTCGGGAGCGCTCAACGGGGTGTACAAGTTGGTCGGCATCGAAGACGAGCACGGCGAGTGGACGCCCGCGATCAAGATCTCCGAGGACCCGGGCAAGATCCCGCTGCCCGGCCGCAAGGCGGTGTGGCGCCTGTACGACCACCGCGACGTCGCCATCGTCGACCTCATCGGCTTGAGCGACGAGGAGCCGCTGCCGCTCGACGAGAACGTGGTGCACCACCCGAATCACTCGGGCGTCAACCAGATCATCAGGCGCGCCGACATCGCTCGTGTCGAGCCGCTGCTCGTCACGCCCGAGAGCGGAGCGTCGATCGACGAGTTGGCGGCGCGCTGCGCGACCGATCTCGATCATCTCGACCCCGGCGTGCGACGGCTCGTCAACCCGCACCGCTATCACGTGTCGATCACCGACGAACTCCACAAGCTGCGCGCCGACCTCGTCACACGCGCGAAATAG
- the dcd gene encoding dCTP deaminase, translating into MILSDRSIREQLDAGRIVIDPLDESLIQPSSIDVRISNLFRVFRNHTRGIIDVKEDMLDLTEPIEIPAGDDGVGDDPFILHPGEFVLGSTYERIAVPDDLVGRVEGKSSLGRLGLLIHSTAGFIDAGFDGHITLELANVASLPITLYPGMKIGQVSFMQMTSAADHPYGAGAKGSKYQGQRGPTPSRYFENFG; encoded by the coding sequence GTGATTCTGTCCGACCGGTCCATCCGTGAACAGCTCGACGCCGGGCGCATCGTCATCGACCCGCTCGACGAGTCGCTGATCCAGCCGTCGTCGATCGACGTGCGCATCTCCAACCTGTTCCGCGTCTTCCGCAACCACACGCGCGGCATCATCGACGTGAAGGAAGACATGCTCGACCTCACCGAGCCGATCGAGATCCCGGCCGGCGACGACGGCGTGGGCGACGACCCGTTCATCCTCCACCCCGGTGAGTTCGTGCTCGGCTCGACCTACGAACGCATCGCGGTGCCCGACGACCTCGTCGGCCGCGTCGAAGGCAAGTCGTCGCTCGGACGCCTCGGGCTGCTCATCCACTCGACCGCCGGCTTCATCGACGCCGGGTTCGACGGCCACATCACGCTCGAACTCGCCAACGTCGCGAGCCTGCCGATCACGCTGTACCCGGGCATGAAGATCGGCCAGGTCAGCTTCATGCAGATGACCAGCGCTGCCGACCACCCGTACGGCGCCGGTGCCAAGGGGTCGAAGTACCAGGGTCAGCGCGGCCCCACCCCCTCGCGCTACTTCGAGAACTTCGGCTGA
- a CDS encoding GNAT family N-acetyltransferase, translating into MLLRPATPGDVDFLRELYADTRAEEFVGIGWPADQIATLLAMQFEAQHTDYTRRFPASSHDIVLDGLAPIGRIWVNRAPDEIRLLDLAIHSSFRNRGIGSRLIHQLQAEATSAGRPLRHSVVKENLAALRLYHRLGFEIVGGVESHHLMEYTAPTP; encoded by the coding sequence ATGCTGCTCCGGCCGGCGACCCCTGGCGACGTCGACTTCCTGCGTGAGCTGTACGCCGACACTCGAGCCGAAGAGTTCGTCGGCATCGGATGGCCCGCCGACCAGATCGCCACGCTGCTGGCCATGCAGTTCGAGGCGCAGCACACCGACTACACGCGCCGGTTTCCGGCGTCGAGCCACGACATCGTGCTCGACGGACTCGCACCGATCGGCCGCATCTGGGTCAACCGGGCACCCGACGAGATCCGTCTCCTCGACCTCGCGATCCACAGCAGCTTCCGCAACCGTGGCATCGGCAGTCGCCTGATCCACCAGCTGCAAGCGGAAGCGACGTCGGCGGGTCGACCGCTGCGCCACAGCGTCGTGAAGGAGAACCTCGCGGCGCTGCGGCTCTACCACCGCCTCGGATTCGAGATCGTCGGCGGCGTCGAAAGCCACCACCTCATGGAATACACCGCCCCGACCCCCTGA